A window of the Penaeus vannamei isolate JL-2024 chromosome 19, ASM4276789v1, whole genome shotgun sequence genome harbors these coding sequences:
- the LOC113801211 gene encoding SNF-related serine/threonine-protein kinase isoform X2, which produces MNVGGYDGKIAGLYDLEETLGRGHYAVVKLARHVFTGEKVAVKVIDKVRLDEVSRSHLLQEVRCMKLVQHPNVVRLYEVIDTQTKLYLILELADGGDMYDYIMKHDRGLEEEAACKYFRQIVHAISYCHKLHVVHRDLKPENVVFFEKLGMVKLTDFGFSNKFCPGQKLETSCGSLAYSAPEILLGDSYDAPAVDIWSLGVILYMLVCGHAPFQEANDSETLTMIMDCKYTIPEYVSEPCRRLIARMLIRDPAKRSTLEDIAHDPWLQEGSNVDMAELMPLVSRQHLTEEDHAHIIHKMVSGNIASMEEILDALDKNEYNHITATYFLLAERKLRAHRQQQADLAKNTATSPVMTIRKSGGSLDESSLPTSSDSAKFTQELQLSKDDMSNGVLHKKLSEVRTGGRMRTFSILEEEEEDEEEEEDLREELDERKEEEDMLDKGQRSRSGSRSGSRSGSRSGSRSGSRRGSRASSNSSLKDKCVRDMKLDLSLLHRLECVRRGSGSHQGSLQSSAATSPSGDDPPLPEPPFPPSSNIGVGRGRAKSAGTSPATTPPSSLVPTISNNNNNNNNNNNNTSSNNNNGNPQSMTLPPPRVTPQSSVSSSPTSQASSPTSPGPQQMPSSPKNQGSFFNHKFKTLPSPNRRLHSVRSSPQLMLNEIFEEGESDGEGSGGSSRAASTSGNNIGGAVASPVVMRRHRLVRSRTASCSSSDASDDDQEARKRRQQRALTRHLSKDVQDEQADSNEFSQVVACEIAEEQETIDIIVEEVCEQPSHAQPSTDCNGGLQVQTSTRGNRPLSAACDDERKNGALKEDNGSTENMLDIDTTLRESRSLNCIVMATGDQEGDFPCCSVSEASLLDQCAGSNITVSTDNVTTIYIENGPCADVANERRPSQSGSLGGDRVVIRVTDDGQNQDSAQESMKKAVEGKPNSLKETGSPQEIGASDVVVGLVDSPRLGRTAGARPVSDSQVITRPPQSPSIIKSMSHVEPLSGCGDRPSSKFSLRTSATNGSLAAGRNHYVMDINQNAGGRKNRSEKSNGALAIQGTSKCCSLS; this is translated from the exons ATGAACGTGGGCGGTTACGATGGCAAGATCGCGGGGCTGTACGACTTGGAGGAGACCTTGGGACGAGGCCATTATGCCGTCGTCAAGTTGGCCAGACACGTGTTCACGGGAGAGAAGGTGGCCGTCAAG GTGATAGACAAGGTGCGGCTGGACGAAGTGTCGCGGTCGCACCTTCTGCAGGAGGTCCGATGCATGAAGCTGGTGCAACATCCGAACGTGGTGCGTCTGTACGAGGTCATCGACACCCAGACCAAGCTCTATCTCATCCTCGAGCTGGCCGACGGAGGGGACATGTACGACTACATCATGAA gcACGACCgcgggctggaggaggaggcggcgtgCAAGTACTTCCGACAGATCGTGCACGCCATCAGCTACTGCCACAAGCTCCACGTGGTGCATCGGGACCTGAAGCCCGAGAACGTGGTGTTCTTCGAGAAGCTCGGGATGGTCAAGCTCACGGACTTCGGCTTCAGTAACAAGTTCTGTCCCGGCCAGAAGCTGGAGACGTCGTGCGGGTCGCTGGCCTACTCGGCGCCGGAGATCCTCCTCGGGGACTCCTACGACGCGCCCGCCGTGG ACATCTGGTCGTTGGGCGTGATCTTGTACATGCTGGTGTgtggccacgcgcccttccaggAGGCCAACGACAGCGAGACGCTCACCATGATCATGGACTGCAAGTACACCATCCCCGAATACGTCTCAGAGCCCTGCAGGAG GTTGATAGCACGCATGCTCATTCGTGACCCGGCCAAACGATCTACATTGGAGGACATAGCACATGACCCATGGCTGCAGGAAGGCAGTAATGTTGATATGGCAGAACTGATGCCCCTAGTATCCCGGCAACACCTGACAGAAGAGGACCATGCGCATATCATCCATAAAATGGTGTCAGGGAACATTGCGTCCATGGAGGAAATACTAGA TGCGCTGGATAAAAATGAGTACAATCATATTACAGCGACTTATTTTCTGCTAGCGGAACGAAAGTTGCGTGCTCACCGGCAGCAGCAAGCAGATTTGGCAAAGAATACGGCTACGAGTCCCGTCATGACCATAAG AAAATCTGGTGGCAGTTTAGATGAAAGCAGCCTCCCCACATCCTCAGATTCAGCCAAGTTCACTCAGGAATTGCAGCTCTCCAAGGATGATATGAGCAATGGCGTACTTCACAAAAAGCTGTCAGAA GTTCGGACTGGGGGACGGATGAGAACCTTCAGCAttcttgaggaggaagaggaagacgaagaagaagaagaagacttgaGAGAGGAGctagatgagaggaaggaggaagaggacatgcTGGACAAGGGGCAGAGATCCAGGAGTGGCTCACGAAGTGGATCACGCAGTGGCTCACGCAGTGGCTCTCGCAGTGGGTCACGGAGAGGTTCACGGGCATCAAGTAATTCCTCTCTCAAGGACAAGTGTGTTCGGGACATGAAGCTggatctttccctccttcaccgccTGGAGTGTGTGAGGCGAGGAAGTGGTTCACATCAGGGTTCCCTGCAGAGCTCAGCTGCCACTTCTCCCTCAGGAGATGACCCACCCTTGCCTGagccacctttccctccttcttccaacaTAGGTgtggggcgagggagggccaAGAGTGCAGGGACATCTCCTGCCACCACACCACCCAGCAGTCTTGTTCCtactatcagtaacaataataataataataacaataacaacaataatactagtagtaacaacaataatggcaatccCCAGAGTATGACTTTACCCCCACCCAGAGTCACACCGCAATCCTCTGtgtcttcttctcccacttcgcaagcgtcctctcccacctcccctggcCCTCAGCAGATGCCATCCTCACCAAAGAATCAGGGCTCATTCTTCAACCACAAGTTCAAAACTTTGCCATCACCTAACAGGCGGCTGCACTCTGTCCGGTCTTCGCCGCAGCTGATGCTCAATGAAATCTTTGAGGAAGGGGAGTCAGATGGGGAAGGCAGTGGGGGTAGTAGCCGTGCAGCAAGTACAAGTGGAAATAATATTGGGGGGGCTGTGGCTTCTCCTGTGGTCATGCGTAGACACAGGTTAGTGAGGTCACGCACTGCCTCCTGCAGTTCCTCGGATGCCTCAGATGATGACCAGGAAGCACGCAAGAGGCGACAACAGCGTGCACTCACAAGGCATTTATCAAAGGATGTACAAGACGAGCAAGCTGATTCGAATGAGTTTTCACAGGTGGTTGCTTGTGAAATTGCAGAAGAACAGGAAACAATTGATATTATAGTCGAGGAAGTTTGCGAACAGCCTAGTCATGCACAGCCGTCAACTGACTGTAATGGTGGTTTGCAGGTCCAAACCAGTACTAGAGGGAACAGGCCACTCTCTGCTGCCTGTGATGATGAGCGTAAGAATGGAGCATTGAAAGAAGATAATGGTAGCACAGAAAATATGTTAGATATAGACACAACATTACGGGAGAGTCGTTCTTTAAACTGTATAGTCATGGCCACCGGTGATCAAGAAGGAGATTTTCCTTGCTGTAGTGTGTCAGAAGCATCTCTCCTTGACCAGTGTGCGGGAAGCAATATTACTGTATCAACAGACAATGTAACTACTATTTATATTGAAAATGGACCGTGTGCAGATGTTGCTAACGAGCGACGACCTTCACAATCGGGGAGTTTAGGTGGTGATCGTGTTGTTATACGTGTCACAGATGATGGACAAAATCAGGACTCAGCTCAGGAGAGCATGAAAAAAGCAGTCGAAGGAAAGCCAAATTCCCTAAAAGAAACGGGATCTCCTCAAGAAATTGGTGCTAGTGATGTGGTGGTTGGACTGGTGGACTCTCCCCGGTTAGGGCGCACAGCTGGGGCACGACCAGTTTCAGACTCACAGGTTATAACACGACCCCCACAGTCACCATCTATTATTAAGTCAATGTCACATGTAGAACCTCTTAGTGGGTGTGGGGATCGACCGTCTAGTAAATTCTCCCTCCGGACTAGTGCTACCAATGGCTCGCTGGCGGCCGGAAGGAATCACTATGTCATGGACATCAATCAAAATGCAGGAGGACGAAAGAATCGCAGTGAAAAGTCGAATGGTGCGCTTGCAATACAAGGGACATCCAAGTGTTGTAGTTTGTCCTGA
- the LOC113801211 gene encoding SNF-related serine/threonine-protein kinase isoform X1, whose protein sequence is MVRGTAIMKQEKKKEGEAAHPPTPARKGTMNVGGYDGKIAGLYDLEETLGRGHYAVVKLARHVFTGEKVAVKVIDKVRLDEVSRSHLLQEVRCMKLVQHPNVVRLYEVIDTQTKLYLILELADGGDMYDYIMKHDRGLEEEAACKYFRQIVHAISYCHKLHVVHRDLKPENVVFFEKLGMVKLTDFGFSNKFCPGQKLETSCGSLAYSAPEILLGDSYDAPAVDIWSLGVILYMLVCGHAPFQEANDSETLTMIMDCKYTIPEYVSEPCRRLIARMLIRDPAKRSTLEDIAHDPWLQEGSNVDMAELMPLVSRQHLTEEDHAHIIHKMVSGNIASMEEILDALDKNEYNHITATYFLLAERKLRAHRQQQADLAKNTATSPVMTIRKSGGSLDESSLPTSSDSAKFTQELQLSKDDMSNGVLHKKLSEVRTGGRMRTFSILEEEEEDEEEEEDLREELDERKEEEDMLDKGQRSRSGSRSGSRSGSRSGSRSGSRRGSRASSNSSLKDKCVRDMKLDLSLLHRLECVRRGSGSHQGSLQSSAATSPSGDDPPLPEPPFPPSSNIGVGRGRAKSAGTSPATTPPSSLVPTISNNNNNNNNNNNNTSSNNNNGNPQSMTLPPPRVTPQSSVSSSPTSQASSPTSPGPQQMPSSPKNQGSFFNHKFKTLPSPNRRLHSVRSSPQLMLNEIFEEGESDGEGSGGSSRAASTSGNNIGGAVASPVVMRRHRLVRSRTASCSSSDASDDDQEARKRRQQRALTRHLSKDVQDEQADSNEFSQVVACEIAEEQETIDIIVEEVCEQPSHAQPSTDCNGGLQVQTSTRGNRPLSAACDDERKNGALKEDNGSTENMLDIDTTLRESRSLNCIVMATGDQEGDFPCCSVSEASLLDQCAGSNITVSTDNVTTIYIENGPCADVANERRPSQSGSLGGDRVVIRVTDDGQNQDSAQESMKKAVEGKPNSLKETGSPQEIGASDVVVGLVDSPRLGRTAGARPVSDSQVITRPPQSPSIIKSMSHVEPLSGCGDRPSSKFSLRTSATNGSLAAGRNHYVMDINQNAGGRKNRSEKSNGALAIQGTSKCCSLS, encoded by the exons GGACTATGAACGTGGGCGGTTACGATGGCAAGATCGCGGGGCTGTACGACTTGGAGGAGACCTTGGGACGAGGCCATTATGCCGTCGTCAAGTTGGCCAGACACGTGTTCACGGGAGAGAAGGTGGCCGTCAAG GTGATAGACAAGGTGCGGCTGGACGAAGTGTCGCGGTCGCACCTTCTGCAGGAGGTCCGATGCATGAAGCTGGTGCAACATCCGAACGTGGTGCGTCTGTACGAGGTCATCGACACCCAGACCAAGCTCTATCTCATCCTCGAGCTGGCCGACGGAGGGGACATGTACGACTACATCATGAA gcACGACCgcgggctggaggaggaggcggcgtgCAAGTACTTCCGACAGATCGTGCACGCCATCAGCTACTGCCACAAGCTCCACGTGGTGCATCGGGACCTGAAGCCCGAGAACGTGGTGTTCTTCGAGAAGCTCGGGATGGTCAAGCTCACGGACTTCGGCTTCAGTAACAAGTTCTGTCCCGGCCAGAAGCTGGAGACGTCGTGCGGGTCGCTGGCCTACTCGGCGCCGGAGATCCTCCTCGGGGACTCCTACGACGCGCCCGCCGTGG ACATCTGGTCGTTGGGCGTGATCTTGTACATGCTGGTGTgtggccacgcgcccttccaggAGGCCAACGACAGCGAGACGCTCACCATGATCATGGACTGCAAGTACACCATCCCCGAATACGTCTCAGAGCCCTGCAGGAG GTTGATAGCACGCATGCTCATTCGTGACCCGGCCAAACGATCTACATTGGAGGACATAGCACATGACCCATGGCTGCAGGAAGGCAGTAATGTTGATATGGCAGAACTGATGCCCCTAGTATCCCGGCAACACCTGACAGAAGAGGACCATGCGCATATCATCCATAAAATGGTGTCAGGGAACATTGCGTCCATGGAGGAAATACTAGA TGCGCTGGATAAAAATGAGTACAATCATATTACAGCGACTTATTTTCTGCTAGCGGAACGAAAGTTGCGTGCTCACCGGCAGCAGCAAGCAGATTTGGCAAAGAATACGGCTACGAGTCCCGTCATGACCATAAG AAAATCTGGTGGCAGTTTAGATGAAAGCAGCCTCCCCACATCCTCAGATTCAGCCAAGTTCACTCAGGAATTGCAGCTCTCCAAGGATGATATGAGCAATGGCGTACTTCACAAAAAGCTGTCAGAA GTTCGGACTGGGGGACGGATGAGAACCTTCAGCAttcttgaggaggaagaggaagacgaagaagaagaagaagacttgaGAGAGGAGctagatgagaggaaggaggaagaggacatgcTGGACAAGGGGCAGAGATCCAGGAGTGGCTCACGAAGTGGATCACGCAGTGGCTCACGCAGTGGCTCTCGCAGTGGGTCACGGAGAGGTTCACGGGCATCAAGTAATTCCTCTCTCAAGGACAAGTGTGTTCGGGACATGAAGCTggatctttccctccttcaccgccTGGAGTGTGTGAGGCGAGGAAGTGGTTCACATCAGGGTTCCCTGCAGAGCTCAGCTGCCACTTCTCCCTCAGGAGATGACCCACCCTTGCCTGagccacctttccctccttcttccaacaTAGGTgtggggcgagggagggccaAGAGTGCAGGGACATCTCCTGCCACCACACCACCCAGCAGTCTTGTTCCtactatcagtaacaataataataataataacaataacaacaataatactagtagtaacaacaataatggcaatccCCAGAGTATGACTTTACCCCCACCCAGAGTCACACCGCAATCCTCTGtgtcttcttctcccacttcgcaagcgtcctctcccacctcccctggcCCTCAGCAGATGCCATCCTCACCAAAGAATCAGGGCTCATTCTTCAACCACAAGTTCAAAACTTTGCCATCACCTAACAGGCGGCTGCACTCTGTCCGGTCTTCGCCGCAGCTGATGCTCAATGAAATCTTTGAGGAAGGGGAGTCAGATGGGGAAGGCAGTGGGGGTAGTAGCCGTGCAGCAAGTACAAGTGGAAATAATATTGGGGGGGCTGTGGCTTCTCCTGTGGTCATGCGTAGACACAGGTTAGTGAGGTCACGCACTGCCTCCTGCAGTTCCTCGGATGCCTCAGATGATGACCAGGAAGCACGCAAGAGGCGACAACAGCGTGCACTCACAAGGCATTTATCAAAGGATGTACAAGACGAGCAAGCTGATTCGAATGAGTTTTCACAGGTGGTTGCTTGTGAAATTGCAGAAGAACAGGAAACAATTGATATTATAGTCGAGGAAGTTTGCGAACAGCCTAGTCATGCACAGCCGTCAACTGACTGTAATGGTGGTTTGCAGGTCCAAACCAGTACTAGAGGGAACAGGCCACTCTCTGCTGCCTGTGATGATGAGCGTAAGAATGGAGCATTGAAAGAAGATAATGGTAGCACAGAAAATATGTTAGATATAGACACAACATTACGGGAGAGTCGTTCTTTAAACTGTATAGTCATGGCCACCGGTGATCAAGAAGGAGATTTTCCTTGCTGTAGTGTGTCAGAAGCATCTCTCCTTGACCAGTGTGCGGGAAGCAATATTACTGTATCAACAGACAATGTAACTACTATTTATATTGAAAATGGACCGTGTGCAGATGTTGCTAACGAGCGACGACCTTCACAATCGGGGAGTTTAGGTGGTGATCGTGTTGTTATACGTGTCACAGATGATGGACAAAATCAGGACTCAGCTCAGGAGAGCATGAAAAAAGCAGTCGAAGGAAAGCCAAATTCCCTAAAAGAAACGGGATCTCCTCAAGAAATTGGTGCTAGTGATGTGGTGGTTGGACTGGTGGACTCTCCCCGGTTAGGGCGCACAGCTGGGGCACGACCAGTTTCAGACTCACAGGTTATAACACGACCCCCACAGTCACCATCTATTATTAAGTCAATGTCACATGTAGAACCTCTTAGTGGGTGTGGGGATCGACCGTCTAGTAAATTCTCCCTCCGGACTAGTGCTACCAATGGCTCGCTGGCGGCCGGAAGGAATCACTATGTCATGGACATCAATCAAAATGCAGGAGGACGAAAGAATCGCAGTGAAAAGTCGAATGGTGCGCTTGCAATACAAGGGACATCCAAGTGTTGTAGTTTGTCCTGA